One stretch of Tenebrio molitor unplaced genomic scaffold, icTenMoli1.1 SCAFFOLD_113, whole genome shotgun sequence DNA includes these proteins:
- the LOC138140694 gene encoding prohibitin-1, mitochondrial-like — translation MMDYRPRSKGIPGTAIAVVGGVIALVLVIGLFASAVSVDAGEACVIRRFGEPQKVANSGLQWTNPAGRSTACYTTRSVVYETVDENPSDSNSNADYLDYAVDGTTVDGQSVTVTFTLRYRVNKDELIAIHETVGPNMDTVQERVTKFHSRTVTRQIVNQHTASELYLGGLDPVSEEIYEALVPRFAESHLTLEAFELKRPGFGEEYTAAVEKKQLRTEEAAAAKNQQEVARQEAETKKINAQADADAKVIEAEGDAEALRIEGEAYRAYPELMQVRGIEALSNANLIVVPNESMPIIDMGDTEPVEPTPEPTPEPEG, via the coding sequence ATGATGGACTATAGGCCACGTAGCAAAGGGATTCCGGGTACAGCGATTGCCGTTGTTGGAGGCGTGATTGCGCTGGTGCTGGTGATCGGCTTGTTCGCTTCGGCGGTATCAGTGGACGCTGGAGAGGCGTGCGTGATTCGCCGGTTTGGTGAACCTCAGAAGGTAGCGAACAGCGGATTGCAATGGACGAATCCAGCCGGGCGTTCGACCGCTTGCTATACGACACGGAGCGTGGTGTACGAGACCGTGGATGAAAACCCGTCTGATTCGAACAGCAACGCTGACTATCTGGATTATGCGGTGGACGGCACAACGGTGGACGGGCAGAGCGTCACAGTAACGTTCACGTTGCGATACCGGGTGAACAAGGATGAGCTTATTGCGATTCATGAAACGGTTGGACCGAACATGGATACGGTGCAAGAGCGCGTGACGAAGTTCCATTCACGGACCGTGACCCGTCAGATCGTGAATCAGCACACTGCGAGTGAGCTGTACCTTGGCGGGCTGGACCCGGTGAGCGAAGAGATTTACGAGGCGCTGGTGCCACGGTTTGCTGAAAGTCATTTGACGCTGGAGGCGTTCGAGCTGAAGCGTCCGGGGTTCGGTGAAGAGTACACGGCGGCGGTTGAGAAAAAGCAGCTACGGACTGAAGAGGCCGCTGCGGCAAAGAATCAACAGGAAGTTGCACGCCAAGAGGCTGAGACCAAAAAGATCAACGCACAAGCCGATGCAGATGCAAAGGTGATTGAGGCTGAGGGCGATGCAGAGGCGCTGCGGATTGAAGGCGAGGCATACCGGGCATATCCGGAGCTGATGCAGGTGCGAGGCATTGAGGCGCTGAGCAATGCGAACCTGATTGTGGTTCCGAACGAATCCATGCCGATTATCGACATGGGTGATACAGAGCCGGTGGAGCCAACGCCTGAGCCAACGCCTGAGCCTGAAGGCTAG